A single region of the Gossypium arboreum isolate Shixiya-1 chromosome 12, ASM2569848v2, whole genome shotgun sequence genome encodes:
- the LOC108477042 gene encoding DNA repair protein recA homolog 3, mitochondrial-like isoform X2, which produces MAAMTCVPWGTLESVGDQSGYVNGINMILSSSIPVLGSILSPIYFQFFLDKVRSKLSTFGFGGPTEVTYGGNALKFYASVRLNIRRTWLVEKGEETIGSQVLVKIVKNKLAPSFKNVEFELEFGKGISREREIIDLATKHKLVTKSGAFYSFNDRKLHGKEAFRRFLAENRSALEELVIELREKLLDAESKKERQIDISDDCGGNCGVEKFCVFNG; this is translated from the exons ATGGCTGCAATGACCTGTGTTCCATGGGGTACCCTTGAAAGCGTTGGGGACCAATCAGG ATATGTCAATGGCATAAATATGATCCTTAGTAGTAGCATTCCTGTACTTGGGAGCATTCTTTCACCTATTTACTTCCAGTTCTTCTTGGACAAG GTGAGGTCAAAACTTTCGACATTTGGATTTGGTGGGCCAACTGAAGTTACCTACGGTGGTAATGCCTTGAAGTTTTATGCTTCAGTGCGTCTAAATATAAGGAGAACATGGCTTGTCGAGAAAGGAGAAGAG ACTATTGGAAGTCAAGTTCTTGTGAAGATTGTGAAGAACAAGCTTGCCCCTTCATTTAAGAATGTTGAATTTGAGCTTGAGTTTGGCAAGGGAATATCCCGGGAAAGGGAGATCATAGATTTGGCAACGAAACACAAACTTGTTACAAAGTCTGGCGCATTCTACAGTTTCAACGACAGGAAACTCCATGGCAAGGAAGCCTTCAGAAGGTTTTTAGCTGAAAATAGAAGTGCTCTTGAAGAACTTGTGATTGAACTTAGAGAAAAGCTACTTGATGCTGAGAGCAAGAAGGAACGACAAATAGATATCTCGGATGATTGTGGGGGTAATTGTGGCGTTGAAAAGTTTTGTGTATTCAATGGATGA
- the LOC108477042 gene encoding DNA repair protein recA homolog 3, mitochondrial-like isoform X1, with protein sequence MLTLLMKIDFRVLVTHIYFFRQSNELAKSVSKIIDSQFADQVDMSEVQETKFDAEMAAMTCVPWGTLESVGDQSGYVNGINMILSSSIPVLGSILSPIYFQFFLDKVRSKLSTFGFGGPTEVTYGGNALKFYASVRLNIRRTWLVEKGEETIGSQVLVKIVKNKLAPSFKNVEFELEFGKGISREREIIDLATKHKLVTKSGAFYSFNDRKLHGKEAFRRFLAENRSALEELVIELREKLLDAESKKERQIDISDDCGGNCGVEKFCVFNG encoded by the exons ATGCTTACATTGCTAATGAAAATTGATTTTAGAGTTTTAGTAACCCACATCTACTTTTTTCGACAATCTAATGAACTGGCTAAAAGTGTATCCAAAATCATCGATTCTCAATTTGCAGACCAGGTGGATATGTCTGAAGTGCAG GAAACTAAATTTGATGCCGAAATGGCTGCAATGACCTGTGTTCCATGGGGTACCCTTGAAAGCGTTGGGGACCAATCAGG ATATGTCAATGGCATAAATATGATCCTTAGTAGTAGCATTCCTGTACTTGGGAGCATTCTTTCACCTATTTACTTCCAGTTCTTCTTGGACAAG GTGAGGTCAAAACTTTCGACATTTGGATTTGGTGGGCCAACTGAAGTTACCTACGGTGGTAATGCCTTGAAGTTTTATGCTTCAGTGCGTCTAAATATAAGGAGAACATGGCTTGTCGAGAAAGGAGAAGAG ACTATTGGAAGTCAAGTTCTTGTGAAGATTGTGAAGAACAAGCTTGCCCCTTCATTTAAGAATGTTGAATTTGAGCTTGAGTTTGGCAAGGGAATATCCCGGGAAAGGGAGATCATAGATTTGGCAACGAAACACAAACTTGTTACAAAGTCTGGCGCATTCTACAGTTTCAACGACAGGAAACTCCATGGCAAGGAAGCCTTCAGAAGGTTTTTAGCTGAAAATAGAAGTGCTCTTGAAGAACTTGTGATTGAACTTAGAGAAAAGCTACTTGATGCTGAGAGCAAGAAGGAACGACAAATAGATATCTCGGATGATTGTGGGGGTAATTGTGGCGTTGAAAAGTTTTGTGTATTCAATGGATGA
- the LOC108477221 gene encoding soluble inorganic pyrophosphatase-like — MANNDGEATSGKSTGFSRVALNERILSSMTRRSIAAHPWHDLEIGPGAPAVFNCVVEIGKGSKVKYELDKTSGLIKVDRVLYSSVVYPHNYGFIPRTICEDSDPMDVLILMQEPVLPGSFLRARAIGLMPMIDQGEKDDKIIAVCADDPEFRHYTDIKQLPPHRLAEIRRFFEDYKKNENKKVDVEDFLPAETAIEAIKYSMDLYASYIVESLRK, encoded by the exons ATGGCAAACAATGACGGAGAAGCAACAAGCGGGAAGAGCACTGGATTCTCTCGCGTCGCCCTTAATGAAAGAATCCTTTCTTCGATGACTCGAAGATCGATTGCTGCTCATCCTTGGCATGATTTGGAGATTG GACCTGGTGCTCCAGCAGTTTTTAACTGT GTGGTTGAAATTGGAAAAGGTAGCAAGGTCAAGTACGAGCTCGACAAAACCAGTGGTCTTATAAAA GTTGATCGTGTTCTGTACTCATCAGTTGTTTACCCACACAACTATGGTTTCATCCCAAGGACTATTTGTGAGGACAGTGATCCTATGGATGTCCTGATACTGATGCAG GAGCCTGTTTTGCCTGGTTCTTTTCTTCGTGCTCGTGCTATTGGGTTAATGCCTATGATTGATCAG GGTGAGAAGGATGACAAGATTATTGCTGTATGTGCTGATGATCCCGAGTTCCGTCATTACACAGACATCAAACAGCTTCCTCCTCATCGTCTGGCTGAAATCCGCCGCTTCTTCGAGGATT ACAAAAAGAATGAGAACAAGAAGGTTGATGTAGAAGACTTTTTGCCAGCTGAGACTGCTATTGAAGCCATCAAGTATTCCAT GGATCTATATGCATCTTACATTGTTGAAAGTTTGAGGAAGTGA